The following proteins are co-located in the Acidimicrobiales bacterium genome:
- a CDS encoding nitroreductase family deazaflavin-dependent oxidoreductase yields the protein MSSIDEMNDWNAKVIAEFRENGGKVGGPFEGAPMVLVHHTGAKTGTERINPLMCRIEGDRVYIFASKAGAPDNPDWYHNLLAHPETTIEIGDESDVAVRVTELAGAERDRVWEQQKAAFPQFADYEANTDRTIPVLALDRV from the coding sequence ATGAGCTCCATCGACGAGATGAACGACTGGAACGCCAAGGTCATCGCCGAGTTCCGAGAGAACGGCGGCAAGGTCGGCGGCCCCTTCGAGGGCGCACCCATGGTGCTGGTGCACCACACCGGCGCCAAGACCGGCACCGAGCGGATCAATCCGCTGATGTGTCGGATCGAGGGCGACCGCGTCTACATCTTCGCCTCCAAGGCCGGGGCGCCCGACAACCCCGACTGGTACCACAACCTGCTCGCCCACCCCGAGACCACCATCGAGATCGGTGACGAGTCCGATGTGGCGGTGCGGGTCACCGAGCTGGCCGGCGCCGAGCGCGACCGGGTGTGGGAGCAGCAGAAGGCGGCGTTCCCACAGTTCGCCGACTACGAGGCGAACACCGACCGCACCATCCCTGTCCTCGCCCTCGACCGCGTCTGA
- a CDS encoding LacI family DNA-binding transcriptional regulator, with the protein MARVTLQTIADQVGVSRMTVSNAFSRPDQLSSELRDQILAVADELGYVGPDPRGRALVRGTSGAVGVLLTDSLGEAFADEVATGFLGAMVDQLAPTGLALTLLASEPQGEAVPARDVAIDGAVVYSCRPRSSARGWLERRGLPLVQVDQDPAPEVPSVNVDDRGGAQAAARHLVELGHRQIAVVTVAPLDLDDEPAVPHPQRERLAGWTEVLDEAGAGPVPVIEAAGHNDTDATRAAGRVLALDPRPTAVLCFSDLLAVALVQAAHREGLVVPGDLSVVGFDDSPVAQRIEPALTTVHQDIASKGRLAAELLTAAIDDRRDGRRRPPRHEQLPTRLVVRDSTAPPR; encoded by the coding sequence ATGGCTCGAGTGACCCTGCAGACCATCGCCGACCAAGTCGGGGTCAGCCGGATGACGGTGTCGAACGCCTTCTCGCGTCCCGACCAGCTCTCGTCCGAGCTGCGCGACCAGATCCTGGCGGTGGCAGACGAGCTGGGCTACGTCGGGCCCGACCCGCGAGGCCGTGCTCTGGTCCGGGGGACCTCGGGCGCGGTCGGGGTCTTGCTCACCGACTCCCTCGGTGAAGCCTTCGCCGACGAGGTGGCAACCGGCTTTCTCGGGGCCATGGTCGACCAGCTGGCACCAACCGGGCTCGCCCTGACCCTGCTGGCCTCCGAGCCTCAGGGCGAGGCCGTGCCCGCTCGTGACGTCGCCATCGACGGGGCGGTGGTGTACTCGTGTCGCCCCCGCTCGAGTGCCCGTGGGTGGCTCGAGCGCCGAGGGCTCCCGCTGGTGCAGGTCGATCAGGATCCGGCGCCGGAGGTTCCGAGCGTCAACGTCGACGACCGGGGCGGGGCCCAGGCCGCGGCCCGACACCTGGTCGAGCTCGGGCACCGCCAGATCGCCGTGGTGACCGTCGCTCCCCTCGATCTCGATGACGAACCGGCGGTGCCCCACCCCCAACGCGAGCGCCTGGCCGGGTGGACCGAGGTGCTGGACGAGGCGGGGGCGGGACCCGTACCCGTGATCGAGGCCGCAGGCCACAACGACACCGACGCGACCAGAGCCGCCGGCCGGGTGTTGGCGCTCGATCCCCGCCCCACGGCGGTGCTGTGCTTCTCGGATCTGCTGGCGGTGGCCCTGGTGCAGGCCGCGCACCGCGAGGGGCTGGTGGTGCCCGGTGACCTGTCGGTGGTGGGCTTCGATGACAGCCCCGTCGCCCAGCGGATCGAGCCCGCGCTGACCACGGTCCACCAGGACATCGCCTCCAAGGGACGCCTCGCGGCCGAGCTGTTGACCGCCGCGATCGACGACCGTCGCGACGGCCGGCGCCGACCGCCCCGCCACGAGCAGCTCCCCACTCGGCTCGTCGTTCGCGACAGCACTGCACCGCCCCGGTGA